A region of Thiofilum sp. DNA encodes the following proteins:
- the soxA gene encoding sulfur oxidation c-type cytochrome SoxA, with amino-acid sequence MKQLTIASLVAGALLAGIAFAAEEPNADAYREMTYGDRDANPALLVIDRGEELFKEKRGPKNASLEQCDFGLGPGVLKGAYAQLPRYFKDTDKVQDAESRLLTCMTELQGYTVKELTKQTFANDKRNEDNTDLEALTVYIAAQSDGEKINAPAEHVKEQEAIKIGEGLFWRRQGPLDFACATCHADDKKRIRLQNLGNFSKPGADAQKTMSAWPTYRVSHAAVRTMQHRMWDCMWQMRLPDAEYGSPMTVALIAYLNAQGKDGTYLLPGMSR; translated from the coding sequence ATGAAACAACTGACTATCGCCAGTCTAGTAGCAGGTGCTTTGTTAGCCGGTATTGCTTTTGCAGCCGAAGAACCCAATGCCGATGCTTACCGCGAAATGACCTATGGCGACCGCGACGCTAACCCTGCTTTATTAGTGATTGATCGTGGTGAAGAGTTATTTAAAGAAAAGCGTGGTCCTAAAAATGCCTCGTTAGAGCAATGTGATTTTGGTTTAGGCCCTGGGGTACTCAAAGGGGCTTATGCACAATTACCGCGCTATTTCAAAGATACTGATAAGGTACAAGATGCAGAGTCACGCCTCTTGACCTGTATGACTGAGCTGCAAGGCTATACCGTTAAAGAATTGACTAAGCAAACCTTTGCTAATGACAAGCGCAATGAAGATAACACCGACTTAGAAGCTCTCACGGTCTATATTGCGGCACAATCCGATGGCGAGAAAATCAATGCCCCTGCTGAACATGTCAAAGAGCAAGAGGCTATTAAGATTGGTGAAGGACTGTTTTGGCGGCGTCAAGGTCCCTTGGATTTTGCCTGTGCGACTTGCCATGCTGATGATAAAAAGCGTATTCGTCTCCAAAATCTAGGTAATTTCTCCAAGCCCGGTGCGGATGCACAAAAAACCATGAGTGCTTGGCCGACTTATCGGGTGTCTCATGCCGCTGTGCGTACTATGCAACATCGGATGTGGGATTGTATGTGGCAAATGCGTCTACCGGATGCTGAGTATGGTTCGCCTATGACGGTGGCTTTGATTGCCTATCTTAATGCTCAAGGCAAAGATGGTACTTATCTGCTCCCCGGCATGTCACGCTAA
- the soxX gene encoding sulfur oxidation c-type cytochrome SoxX, which produces MKIKLVSTALIAILGTTLAVAADDDVSALVEQYIASGFKQGEKQPLERLTQDETQKLCTQYRNQIPADMQQAFMEREKATIKYPESGKLMGDWKQGQKTFTDGFAWRVGTIMPDKPDVVRGGNCYACHAADPKEVAAGNIGSTLTGFGKLRGNTPETIKYAYEKIYNSNAYMPCSSMPRLGHNGVLTPEQIADVVAFLVDPESPVNK; this is translated from the coding sequence ATGAAAATCAAATTAGTCAGCACTGCGCTTATAGCTATTTTAGGTACGACTCTAGCAGTTGCAGCGGATGATGATGTATCCGCCTTAGTAGAGCAATATATTGCGAGCGGTTTTAAACAAGGGGAAAAGCAGCCCCTAGAGCGTCTCACGCAAGATGAAACCCAAAAGCTTTGCACCCAATATCGCAATCAAATCCCCGCCGATATGCAGCAAGCCTTTATGGAGCGCGAAAAGGCTACTATTAAATATCCAGAGAGCGGCAAGCTCATGGGGGATTGGAAGCAAGGTCAAAAAACTTTTACCGATGGTTTTGCTTGGCGGGTGGGTACGATTATGCCCGACAAACCCGATGTAGTACGCGGCGGCAATTGTTATGCCTGTCATGCGGCTGATCCTAAAGAAGTGGCGGCGGGTAATATCGGTAGTACTTTAACGGGCTTTGGTAAATTACGTGGCAACACGCCAGAGACGATTAAATATGCCTACGAGAAAATTTATAACTCTAACGCCTATATGCCTTGCTCCAGCATGCCGCGTTTAGGTCACAATGGCGTACTGACTCCTGAGCAAATTGCCGATGTAGTGGCATTTTTGGTTGATCCTGAGTCACCGGTGAATAAATAG
- the soxB gene encoding thiosulfohydrolase SoxB yields MGMNRREFLQLLAAASVAGFGLNTRLALANQPSNPYELPSFGNVSVLHYTDCHAQLLPIYYREPSVNLGIGSMQGKPPHLVGEPFLKHYGIAPNTLEAHAFTYLDFAEAAKKYGKVGGFAHLKTLVDQIRAQRPGALLLDGGDTWQGSWTALKTNAQDMVDAQLLLSVDVMTPHWEMTYGAERVKEIIEKDFAGKVDFVAQNVLSTDFEEPVFAPYVIKEINKTPVAIIGQAFPYTPVANPRHLVPDWSFGIRDERMQEMVDEARGKGAQVVIVLSHNGMDVDLKMASKVTGIDAIMGGHTHDGVFQPVVVENAGGKTLVTNAGSNGKFLGVLDLEVKDGKVADYRYKLLPVFSNLLTPNPEMVKLIEKVREPYQKELAEELAVCDEVLYRRGNFNGTFDQLICNALMEGLDAPIAFSPGFRWGTSLLPGQPITFEHVADQTAITYGTVTRNEMSGEMIKTILEDVADNLFNADPYYQQGGDMVRVGGLKFSFDPTAKMGERVSDMQLAGKPLEMAKTYPVAGWASVQESVPENKQIWEVVADYLRDKKTISQIELNTPTLKNVEGNVGLAL; encoded by the coding sequence ATGGGCATGAATCGTCGTGAGTTTTTGCAGCTCTTAGCGGCTGCAAGTGTGGCAGGGTTTGGTTTGAATACGCGTTTGGCGCTCGCCAATCAGCCGAGTAATCCCTATGAATTACCCAGCTTTGGTAATGTATCGGTACTGCATTACACCGATTGTCATGCCCAACTACTCCCTATTTATTATCGTGAGCCTAGTGTCAATCTAGGCATTGGTTCGATGCAAGGCAAGCCACCGCATTTAGTCGGTGAGCCTTTTTTAAAGCATTACGGCATTGCCCCTAATACGCTAGAGGCTCATGCGTTTACCTATTTAGATTTTGCCGAAGCCGCGAAAAAATACGGTAAAGTCGGTGGTTTTGCGCATTTAAAAACCCTAGTGGATCAGATTCGTGCTCAGCGTCCGGGCGCTTTGTTACTCGACGGTGGTGATACTTGGCAAGGCTCATGGACAGCCCTAAAAACCAATGCTCAGGATATGGTCGATGCCCAATTATTATTGAGTGTGGATGTCATGACTCCGCATTGGGAAATGACCTATGGGGCTGAACGTGTCAAGGAAATCATTGAAAAAGACTTTGCGGGCAAAGTTGATTTTGTAGCTCAAAATGTGTTGAGTACTGATTTTGAAGAACCCGTATTCGCCCCTTATGTGATTAAAGAAATTAACAAAACCCCTGTAGCCATTATTGGTCAAGCCTTCCCCTATACTCCGGTGGCAAATCCGCGTCATTTAGTGCCTGATTGGAGCTTTGGCATTCGAGATGAGCGTATGCAGGAAATGGTCGACGAGGCACGCGGTAAAGGTGCGCAAGTTGTCATAGTTCTCTCGCATAATGGTATGGACGTAGACCTAAAAATGGCGAGTAAGGTTACAGGCATTGATGCGATTATGGGTGGACATACCCATGATGGTGTGTTCCAGCCAGTCGTGGTGGAGAACGCAGGCGGCAAAACCTTAGTCACTAATGCAGGTTCTAATGGTAAGTTTTTGGGTGTACTCGATTTAGAGGTCAAAGACGGCAAAGTGGCGGATTATCGCTATAAACTGTTACCCGTATTTTCTAATCTGCTCACCCCTAATCCCGAAATGGTGAAACTGATTGAAAAGGTACGCGAGCCGTATCAAAAAGAGTTAGCTGAAGAATTAGCGGTTTGTGATGAAGTGTTATATCGACGCGGTAATTTTAATGGAACCTTTGATCAGCTCATTTGTAATGCCTTAATGGAAGGACTAGATGCACCGATTGCTTTCTCTCCGGGCTTCCGTTGGGGTACGAGCTTGCTCCCCGGTCAACCGATTACCTTTGAGCATGTGGCTGATCAAACAGCGATTACTTATGGCACGGTGACGCGCAATGAGATGAGTGGTGAGATGATTAAAACCATTCTTGAAGATGTCGCGGATAATCTATTTAATGCCGACCCCTATTATCAGCAGGGGGGCGATATGGTGCGCGTGGGTGGGTTAAAGTTTAGTTTTGATCCAACGGCTAAAATGGGTGAGCGTGTGTCGGATATGCAGTTAGCGGGTAAGCCCTTAGAAATGGCTAAGACCTATCCGGTGGCAGGCTGGGCGAGTGTGCAAGAATCTGTCCCTGAGAATAAGCAAATTTGGGAAGTTGTCGCCGATTATTTACGCGATAAGAAAACCATTAGCCAGATTGAATTAAATACCCCTACATTGAAGAATGTGGAGGGTAATGTGGGGTTAGCGCTTTAA
- a CDS encoding acyl-CoA dehydrogenase, with the protein MTPFQWDDPFHFEQQLSDEERQIRDAVHAYCQEKLQPRVLSATREERFDRDIMNEMGELGMLGSTVAEQYGGAGLNHVSYGLIAREVERVDSGYRSAMSVQSSLVMYPIEAYGSEVQKQKYLPRLATGELVGCFGLTEPNHGSDPGSMVTYARKVDGGYVLNGQKMWITNSPIADLAVVWAKSDAHEGKIKGFIIERGMQGFSTPKIHGKMSLRASITGEIVLDEVFVPEDNLLPKASGLAGPFGCLNKARFGIAWGVLGAAEFCWHAARQYTLDRKQFGRPLAATQLVQTKLANMQTEITLGLQAVLQVGRLMDQGNWAPEMISLIKRNNCGKSLDIARIARDMHGGNGIADEYGVIRHMVNLETVNTYEGTYDIHGLILGRAQTGIQAFF; encoded by the coding sequence ATGACTCCATTTCAATGGGATGATCCGTTTCATTTTGAGCAACAGCTAAGCGATGAAGAGCGTCAAATTCGTGATGCAGTGCATGCCTATTGCCAAGAAAAACTGCAACCGCGCGTTTTAAGTGCTACACGCGAAGAACGCTTTGACCGCGATATTATGAATGAAATGGGCGAACTGGGTATGTTGGGTTCGACCGTAGCAGAGCAATACGGTGGTGCGGGTTTAAATCATGTCTCCTATGGTCTGATCGCGCGTGAAGTCGAGCGTGTTGATTCTGGCTATCGCTCAGCGATGAGCGTGCAGTCATCACTGGTGATGTATCCGATTGAAGCTTACGGCTCAGAAGTACAAAAGCAAAAATATTTACCGCGCTTAGCCACCGGTGAGCTAGTCGGGTGTTTTGGTTTGACTGAGCCTAATCATGGTTCTGATCCCGGCTCGATGGTCACTTACGCCCGCAAAGTCGACGGTGGTTATGTCCTCAATGGGCAAAAAATGTGGATTACTAACAGCCCTATTGCCGATCTAGCAGTGGTCTGGGCGAAGTCAGATGCACACGAAGGCAAAATCAAAGGCTTTATTATTGAGCGTGGCATGCAAGGTTTTAGTACGCCTAAAATTCACGGCAAAATGTCGCTACGCGCTTCGATTACAGGCGAGATTGTCCTAGATGAAGTATTTGTGCCTGAAGATAATCTACTCCCTAAAGCCAGTGGTCTTGCAGGGCCTTTTGGTTGCTTAAATAAAGCACGTTTTGGTATTGCATGGGGTGTGCTCGGTGCAGCGGAGTTTTGTTGGCATGCAGCGCGGCAATATACGCTCGACCGTAAACAATTTGGTCGCCCGCTAGCCGCTACGCAATTAGTACAGACTAAACTGGCTAATATGCAAACCGAAATTACCCTAGGTTTACAAGCTGTGTTGCAAGTCGGACGCTTGATGGATCAAGGCAATTGGGCGCCTGAAATGATTTCTCTGATTAAGCGCAATAACTGCGGTAAGTCATTGGATATTGCTCGCATAGCACGCGATATGCACGGCGGAAATGGTATTGCTGACGAGTATGGTGTGATTCGTCATATGGTCAATCTAGAGACGGTGAATACTTATGAAGGTACTTATGATATTCACGGTTTGATACTAGGACGTGCTCAGACAGGGATTCAGGCGTTTTTCTAA
- a CDS encoding CaiB/BaiF CoA-transferase family protein, giving the protein MPAQPLTGIRVLDLSRILAGPWCSQQLADLGAEVIKIERPNEGDDTRRWGPPWLAGTTEAAYYLSANRGKQSVTIDMATLEGQELLHELVKHCDVVLENFKVGGLKKYHLDYASLKALKPDLIYCSITGFGQDGPYAQRAGYDFMIQGMGGLMSLTGKPDAEGGEPVKVGVAFVDIFTGLYAANAIMAALFQRERTRQGTYIDLALLDVQVGVLANQALNYLTSGNVPKRLGNAHPNIVPYQAFATQDGHIILAVGNDAQFKRFCEVAGQPELGTDARFATNALRVENRLILIPIIQQLMAQHTTDQWLQLLETVGVPCGPINTLDRVFADPQVQHRGLEVHYAHPLVDEVKLVSNPIRFDGEALNAPNPPPLLGEHTTEVLERLLKLDHEQLTALKAKQVI; this is encoded by the coding sequence ATGCCTGCTCAACCCTTAACAGGTATTCGTGTGTTAGATCTCTCGCGCATTTTGGCGGGACCTTGGTGTAGCCAGCAATTAGCTGATCTAGGCGCTGAGGTGATTAAAATCGAACGTCCGAATGAAGGTGATGATACACGGCGTTGGGGACCCCCTTGGTTAGCGGGCACAACTGAGGCGGCTTATTATCTAAGTGCTAATCGCGGTAAACAATCAGTCACGATTGATATGGCAACCTTAGAAGGGCAAGAGCTGCTGCATGAATTGGTTAAGCATTGCGACGTAGTGCTAGAGAATTTTAAGGTGGGTGGATTAAAGAAATATCACCTTGATTATGCAAGCCTAAAAGCACTTAAACCCGATCTCATTTATTGCTCGATTACAGGTTTTGGTCAAGATGGTCCCTATGCACAACGCGCGGGCTATGACTTTATGATTCAAGGCATGGGTGGCTTGATGAGCTTGACGGGTAAACCCGATGCTGAAGGGGGCGAGCCGGTCAAAGTAGGGGTTGCCTTCGTAGATATTTTCACAGGGCTATATGCTGCGAATGCTATCATGGCGGCATTATTTCAGCGTGAACGTACCAGACAGGGCACTTATATTGATTTAGCACTCCTTGATGTTCAGGTGGGAGTACTGGCGAATCAAGCGCTTAACTACCTCACTTCTGGTAATGTGCCTAAACGTTTGGGGAATGCGCACCCGAATATTGTTCCTTATCAAGCCTTTGCGACACAAGACGGGCATATTATTTTAGCAGTAGGGAATGACGCGCAATTTAAACGCTTTTGCGAGGTGGCGGGGCAACCAGAATTAGGCACAGATGCGCGTTTTGCCACGAATGCCTTAAGGGTAGAAAATCGTCTAATACTGATTCCTATCATCCAGCAACTGATGGCGCAGCACACGACTGATCAATGGTTACAACTATTGGAAACAGTGGGTGTGCCTTGTGGCCCGATTAATACCCTTGACCGTGTGTTTGCTGATCCTCAAGTGCAGCATCGTGGTTTAGAGGTACATTATGCTCATCCTTTAGTTGACGAGGTGAAATTGGTCAGTAATCCGATTCGCTTTGATGGCGAGGCTTTAAATGCGCCTAATCCTCCACCTTTATTAGGTGAGCATACGACCGAGGTATTAGAGCGCTTATTAAAGCTTGATCATGAGCAATTAACAGCACTAAAAGCTAAACAGGTGATTTAG
- a CDS encoding FKBP-type peptidyl-prolyl cis-trans isomerase — MSGLTKIDAKVGSGAEALTGKVVAVHYTGWLYDEKAADKKGAKFDSSLDRGAPFEFPLGGGRVIKGWDEGVVGMKVGGQRTLIIAPEYGYGARGAGGVIPPNATLLFDVELLDVK, encoded by the coding sequence ATGAGTGGATTGACTAAAATAGATGCAAAAGTGGGAAGCGGCGCTGAAGCGCTGACAGGTAAAGTAGTAGCCGTCCATTATACGGGGTGGTTATACGACGAGAAGGCGGCGGATAAGAAAGGCGCTAAATTTGATAGCTCACTGGATCGAGGTGCACCGTTTGAGTTTCCATTAGGCGGTGGGCGTGTGATCAAAGGGTGGGACGAGGGTGTGGTAGGGATGAAAGTAGGGGGACAACGTACTTTAATTATTGCCCCCGAATATGGTTACGGTGCTCGTGGTGCAGGTGGCGTGATTCCACCCAATGCAACTTTACTCTTTGATGTTGAGTTATTAGACGTGAAGTAA